One genomic segment of Fusobacterium perfoetens includes these proteins:
- a CDS encoding helix-turn-helix domain-containing protein, protein MNTEKKDLSINSSQCVRERFRFLFDNLDIDEFRLVCAQREKQELDEKIKIIKKEIRRENKQRRIWKMAENIEDEINEYLIKASKPRSEFEKMLLDKMKKELGTVTSVKELSRFLKMNQNSIYKAIDNGEILSFKRGKRKFIVTEGILPFLRD, encoded by the coding sequence ATGAACACTGAAAAGAAAGATTTAAGTATAAACAGTTCTCAGTGTGTAAGGGAAAGATTTAGATTTCTCTTTGATAATCTTGACATAGACGAGTTCAGGCTCGTCTGTGCCCAAAGAGAAAAACAAGAACTTGATGAAAAAATTAAAATCATAAAAAAAGAAATAAGAAGGGAAAATAAACAAAGGAGAATATGGAAAATGGCTGAAAATATAGAAGATGAAATTAATGAATACCTTATAAAAGCTTCTAAACCAAGAAGTGAATTTGAAAAAATGCTCCTTGATAAAATGAAAAAAGAGCTAGGGACTGTCACTTCAGTGAAAGAGCTTTCAAGATTTTTAAAAATGAATCAAAACAGCATTTATAAAGCTATAGACAATGGAGAGATACTTTCTTTTAAAAGAGGAAAAAGAAAATTTATTGTAACTGAAGGTATTCTTCCATTTTTAAGAGACTAA
- a CDS encoding autotransporter domain-containing protein, producing MGKNYVENSLKRFLKRKVKITMGVVVSFLITGAVAFGAENYEDITVEKGPVLKIENNDVFMNYGDLETKDSTAGIIGLEVNGNGILYNYGNITTQKGRAIQTSNKEVHNYGTLKGSFNVLTTTNKGNVKIYNHESGKIIGKQGVISSFFGSEKLSIYNDGYIESINSIAVNGSGDLEIYNSGTIKTLTNTSYVLGNGVKENKVYLENHGKVLGGQLPLLEFASTKNFFELDNYGFVSPKSGITLRLNGVQEDLKENIKNYGTIQSGITVTGKQTKTSLLNLGLIKGNVPTNSGATGGVNNKGVIIATNKDINTFNWAVFDNNQGAVLQKQDDGTYKLLNTDTLENNKQNETIIVHGVVKDMSDKTEINSNNTADNMFINNKSLTLNLGDKVTGKTITAVSQAKENVVLDNDTDGDKVSGKNNLTLDNTSIVGYFEKDGTLLKVDGDLTLTGNSIINAVAARDENGDILKDAQNVVAVDVFGKLTYTEGESHIFGTIKGGEGSKIVVNGTETTNPNELTETLSSSGNIYLNGQKWTKGETGSIELTGGTVHIDNGNGTLVGYLFGDNQDGKTTLDGMITGKGTLNVNEIRFDLGNLEINNMEDTYKVNGNKDIAVQDALNKINVSGIFNKKTDGNGNLILSLKSAEEMGIHDPSKQKEYEELIKNFKDSEEFYNLVNTGNAEAIRKYLGILDKVMELLGTAGVKITRDITGAFTDAVVEFDKKANKGEWLTNAKYIGSDMEYDGTKHINGYDSDIKSMIGMAEYGITENTSLGFALGGGDTEVDLKTLNGKSTSFDGKNYYAGIYAKHSINGFDMTGSLGYTISDLDVEKGGSADSEAVTLAGYIKKDVYVTDTVKLEPNLSFTYDYIMQDKAEMGEGMTIDSGDSHVFEAGAGLNLVKEFALEKGSLKLKTGVKYSMTNIERNKDVTGKFYNADVNLGNPDIDDKEGKAHVGFDYEHETGFGVNGKYEMMWSDSGDDSRITAGISYRF from the coding sequence ATGGGAAAAAATTATGTAGAAAATTCACTTAAAAGATTTCTTAAAAGAAAAGTGAAAATTACAATGGGGGTTGTGGTTTCATTTTTAATTACAGGAGCAGTGGCTTTTGGAGCTGAAAACTATGAAGATATAACAGTAGAAAAAGGACCAGTTTTAAAAATAGAAAATAATGATGTTTTCATGAATTATGGGGATTTAGAAACAAAAGATTCTACTGCTGGAATTATAGGTTTAGAAGTAAATGGAAATGGGATATTATATAACTATGGAAATATAACTACACAAAAAGGTAGAGCAATACAGACCTCAAATAAAGAAGTGCATAACTATGGAACTTTAAAAGGTTCATTTAATGTGTTAACAACTACTAATAAAGGGAATGTAAAAATATATAATCATGAAAGTGGAAAAATTATAGGTAAACAAGGTGTTATTTCATCATTTTTTGGAAGTGAAAAATTATCAATATATAATGATGGATATATAGAAAGTATAAATTCCATTGCAGTTAATGGTAGTGGTGATTTGGAAATATATAATTCTGGAACTATAAAAACATTAACAAATACAAGTTATGTTTTAGGTAATGGAGTAAAAGAAAATAAAGTATATTTAGAAAATCATGGGAAAGTTTTAGGAGGTCAATTACCTCTTTTAGAGTTTGCCTCTACAAAAAACTTTTTTGAATTAGACAACTACGGATTTGTTAGTCCTAAAAGTGGAATAACATTGAGACTTAATGGAGTTCAAGAAGATTTAAAAGAAAATATAAAAAATTATGGAACAATTCAATCAGGAATAACTGTAACTGGTAAACAAACTAAAACATCTTTATTGAATTTAGGTTTAATAAAAGGAAATGTTCCAACAAACTCTGGTGCTACAGGTGGTGTTAATAATAAAGGTGTTATTATTGCTACAAATAAAGATATAAATACTTTTAACTGGGCAGTCTTTGATAATAATCAAGGTGCAGTATTACAAAAACAAGATGATGGAACATATAAATTATTAAATACTGATACTTTAGAAAATAATAAACAAAATGAAACAATAATAGTTCATGGCGTTGTTAAAGATATGTCTGATAAAACAGAAATAAATTCTAATAATACAGCAGACAATATGTTTATAAATAATAAATCTTTAACTCTTAATCTTGGAGATAAAGTAACAGGAAAAACAATAACTGCTGTATCTCAAGCAAAAGAAAATGTAGTTTTAGATAATGATACTGACGGAGATAAAGTATCAGGAAAAAATAATTTAACTCTAGATAATACATCTATTGTTGGATATTTTGAAAAAGATGGAACTCTTTTAAAAGTTGATGGAGATTTAACTTTAACAGGAAATTCTATAATAAATGCAGTAGCTGCAAGAGATGAAAATGGAGATATTTTAAAAGATGCTCAAAATGTTGTGGCTGTTGATGTCTTTGGAAAATTAACTTATACAGAGGGAGAAAGCCATATTTTTGGAACAATTAAAGGTGGAGAAGGTTCTAAAATTGTAGTAAATGGAACAGAAACAACAAATCCAAATGAACTTACTGAAACTTTATCAAGTTCAGGAAATATATATCTTAATGGACAAAAATGGACAAAGGGAGAAACAGGAAGTATTGAGTTAACAGGAGGAACTGTTCATATTGATAATGGAAATGGAACTCTTGTAGGATATCTTTTTGGAGATAATCAAGATGGAAAAACAACTCTTGATGGAATGATTACAGGAAAAGGAACTTTAAATGTAAATGAAATAAGATTTGATTTAGGAAATTTAGAAATAAATAATATGGAAGATACATATAAAGTTAATGGTAATAAAGATATTGCAGTTCAAGATGCTCTTAATAAAATTAATGTATCAGGAATATTTAACAAAAAAACAGATGGAAATGGAAATTTAATTCTTTCTCTTAAATCAGCAGAAGAAATGGGAATTCATGATCCTTCAAAACAAAAAGAATACGAAGAACTTATTAAAAACTTTAAAGATTCAGAAGAATTTTATAACTTAGTAAATACAGGAAATGCTGAAGCTATAAGAAAATATCTTGGTATTCTTGATAAAGTTATGGAACTTCTTGGAACAGCAGGAGTAAAAATTACAAGAGATATAACAGGAGCATTTACAGATGCAGTTGTTGAATTTGATAAAAAAGCAAATAAAGGTGAATGGTTAACTAATGCAAAATATATTGGTTCTGACATGGAATATGATGGAACAAAACATATAAATGGTTATGACAGCGATATTAAATCTATGATTGGTATGGCTGAATATGGAATAACAGAAAATACATCTTTAGGATTTGCTCTTGGTGGAGGAGATACAGAGGTTGATTTAAAAACTCTTAATGGAAAATCTACTTCTTTTGATGGTAAAAACTATTATGCAGGAATTTATGCTAAACATTCTATAAATGGTTTTGATATGACTGGAAGCCTTGGATACACTATAAGCGATTTAGATGTTGAAAAAGGTGGAAGTGCAGATTCAGAAGCTGTAACTCTTGCAGGATATATTAAAAAAGATGTGTATGTAACTGATACTGTAAAACTTGAACCAAACTTATCATTTACTTATGACTATATTATGCAAGATAAAGCAGAAATGGGAGAAGGAATGACAATAGACAGTGGAGATTCTCATGTATTTGAAGCTGGTGCAGGATTAAATCTTGTTAAAGAATTTGCACTTGAAAAAGGAAGCTTAAAACTTAAAACAGGTGTTAAATATTCTATGACAAATATAGAAAGAAATAAAGATGTAACAGGAAAATTCTATAATGCAGATGTAAACTTAGGAAACCCTGATATAGATGATAAAGAAGGAAAAGCTCATGTAGGATTTGACTATGAACATGAAACAGGTTTCGGAGTAAATGGAAAATATGAAATGATGTGGAGTGATTCAGGAGACGATTCAAGAATTACAGCAGGAATCTCTTATAGATTTTAG